The following are encoded in a window of Phaseolus vulgaris cultivar G19833 chromosome 3, P. vulgaris v2.0, whole genome shotgun sequence genomic DNA:
- the LOC137806565 gene encoding homeobox protein knotted-1-like 6, which produces MEDQMYGMPPTAEYSEKALMAPENIFPAEYHGFLMSSAGRIPMFGSDELLSAAVAITAGLRTEPYPSVAIAPEIQRHHDTSSLIKAKIASHPHYPRLLQAYIDCQKVGAPPEIACLLEEIRRENDVCKRDVVYTCVGADPELDEFMETYCDMLVKYKSDLTRPFDEATTFLNKIETQLTDLCTGSSLPTLSDDGGVSSEEGLSAGDGDFQDEQLHNEDRELKDKLLRKFGSHIGSLKLEFSKKKKRGKLPKDARQMLLQWWNIHYKWPYPTESDKIALAKSTGLDQKQINNWFINQRKRHWKPSENMPFAMVDGLTGRFLTDE; this is translated from the exons ATGGAAGACCAAATGTACGGCATGCCACCAACGGCGGAGTACTCGGAGAAAGCGTTGATGGCGCCAGAGAACATATTTCCGGCTGAGTACCACGGCTTCCTAATGTCCTCCGCTGGCCGGATTCCGATGTTCGGATCCGACGAGTTGCTCTCCGCCGCCGTCGCCATCACCGCCGGCCTTAGAACTGAACCCTACCCGAGCGTCGCCATCGCACCCGAAATTCAGCGCCACCACGACACCTCTTCCCTCATCAAAGCCAAAATCGCTTCTCACCCTCACTACCCTCGCCTCCTCCAAGCCTACATCGATTGCCAGAAG GTGGGAGCGCCTCCAGAAATCGCGTGTTTGTTAGAGGAAATCCGACGAGAAAACGACGTTTGCAAGAGGGACGTTGTTTACACGTGCGTTGGAGCCGATCCCGAACTCGACGAGTTCATG GAAACCTACTGTGACATGCTGGTGAAATACAAGTCCGATCTGACGCGGCCTTTTGACGAAGCCACCACCTTCCTCAACAAGATCGAAACGCAGCTTACGGATCTCTGCACTGGTTCTTCTCTTCCAACCCTTTCCG ATGACGGAGGTGTATCATCTGAAGAAGGATTAAGTGCCGGAGATGGTGATTTTCAAGATGAACAATTGCATAATGAAGACAGAGAGTTGAAGGATAAACTTTTACGTAAGTTTGGAAGTCATATTGGTTCACTAAAATTagaattttcaaagaaaaaaaagagggGTAAACTGCCAAAAGATGCTAGACAAATGCTACTGCAGTGGTGGAATATTCACTACAAATGGCCTTATCCTACG GAAAGTGATAAGATTGCACTGGCTAAATCAACTGGGTTAGACCAAAAGCAAATTAACAATTGGTTCATTAATCAAAGAAAGCGTCACTGGAAGCCATCGGAGAATATGCCGTTTGCTATGGTGGATGGTCTTACCGGTCGGTTCCTTACTGATGAGTGA
- the LOC137806567 gene encoding cysteine-rich receptor-like protein kinase 2: protein MERTAPVVYFQCFIFLLMKAVLLSKTVVAEPRAKTVNITCSQKLEHNYTIFVPNFVATMEKISEQMSSTGYGTAVEGTGGPDTNYGLAQCYGDLSPLDCVLCYAEARTVLPQCFPHNGGRIYLDGCFMRAENYSFYDEYTGPGDKAVCGNTTKKNTSFQAAAKKAVMTAVQTAPNNKGYARAEVAVEGTANDSAYVLANCWRSLDAKSCRACLENASSSVLGCLPWSGGRALNTGCFMRYSDSDFLNKEEKKGRSGDNVLVIVITVVSSAIVLVVGIAIVVYIRKHRYVQMKRRGSNDAEKLAKSLHHNSLNFKYSTLEKATNSFDEDNKLGQGGFGAVYKGVLPDGREIAIKRLYFNNRHRAADFYNEVNIISSVEHKNLVRLLGCSCSGPESLLIYEFLANRSLDRFIFDKNKGRELNWTKRYDIIVGTAEGLVYLHENSNIRIIHRDIKASNILLDAKLRAKIADFGLARSFQDDKSHITTAIAGTLGYMAPEYLAHGQLTEKADVYSFGVLLLEIITGRQNNRSKASEYSDSLIIMTWKHFQSGTAEQIIDPYLLLDDNHRSKVKNDILRVVQIGLLCTQEISSLRPSMSKALKMLTKKEEHVEAPSNPPFIDESTMELHDQNDGPFYPLNAADSLATMSHSSFYPR, encoded by the exons CTGTCAATATAACATGTAGCCAGAAGTTAGAGCACAACTACACTATCTTTGTTCCAAATTTTGTTGCAACCATGGAGAAGATTAGTGAACAGATGAGCTCCACTGGTTATGGCACAGCAGTTGAAGGGACAGGAGGACCTGACACTAACTACGGGTTGGCTCAGTGCTATGGTGATCTCTCACCACTTGACTGTGTTTTATGTTATGCCGAGGCACGCACGGTTCTTCCCCAATGCTTCCCTCACAACGGTGGTCGCATATACCTTGATGGTTGCTTCATGAGGGCGGAAAACTACAGCTTCTATGATGAGTACACAGGGCCAGGAGACAAGGCTGTTTGTGGAAACACAACAAAGAAGAACACAAGTTTTCAAGCAGCAGCAAAGAAGGCTGTTATGACTGCAGTTCAAACTGCACCAAACAATAAAGGGTATGCTAGAGCTGAGGTTGCAGTAGAAGGAACAGCAAATGACTCAGCTTATGTTCTGGCTAATTGTTGGAGGAGCTTGGACGCAAAGTCTTGTAGAGCTTGTCTTGAGAATGCATCTTCTTCCGTATTGGGGTGCCTGCCCTGGTCAGGAGGGCGAGCCCTCAACACTGGATGCTTCATGAGGTACTCAGACTCTGATTTTCTTAACAAGGAAGAGAAAAAGGGAAGGTCAGGAG ATAATGTATTAGTGATAGTGATTACAGTAGTCAGTTCAGCTATTGTTTTGGTGGTTGGAATAGCTATTGTGGTTTACATCCGCAAACACAGATATGTTCAAATGAAACGAAGAG GTTCAAATGATGCAGAAAAGTTAGCCAAAAGCCTTCACCACAATAGCTTGAACTTCAAATACTCTACACTGGAGAAGGCTACTAATTCTTTTGATGAAGATAACAAGCTTGGTCAAGGAGGATTTGGAGCGGTTTATAAA gGAGTTCTGCCTGATGGAAGAGAGATTGCTATTAAGAGATTATATTTCAACAACAGGCATAGAGCAGCGGATTTCTACAATGAAGTCAACATAATTAGTAGTGTGGAACACAAAAATCTAGTCAGACTCTTAGGATGCAGTTGTTCAGGACCAGAAAGCCTGCTTATATACGAGTTTCTAGCTAACAGAAGTCTTGATCGCTTCATATTTG ATAAAAACAAGGGTAGAGAACTAAATTGGACCAAGAGATATGACATTATCGTGGGGACAGCTGAAGGATTGGTTTACCTGCATGAGAACTCCAACATCAGGATAATCCACAGAGATATAAAAGCCAGCAACATCTTATTAGATGCAAAGCTTCGTGCTAAAATTGCTGATTTTGGTTTGGCCAGGTCCTTTCAAGATGATAAGAGCCACATTACTACAGCTATTGCTGGAACTTT GGGTTATATGGCTCCAGAGTACCTAGCACATGGTCAGTTAACAGAGAAAGCAGACGTATATAGCTTTGGGGTGTTACTGTTAGAAATAATTACTGGGAGACAGAATAACAGGAGCAAAGCATCAGAATATTCAGACAGCCTAATAATAATG ACATGGAAGCATTTTCAATCAGGGACTGCGGAACAAATAATTGATCCATATCTATTGTTGGATGACAACCATAGAAGCAAAGTTAAGAATGATATTTTAAGAGTGGTGCAGATAGGACTTCTATGCACCCAAGAAATCTCTTCCTTGCGACCATCTATGTCAAAGGCACTAAAGATGCTAACAAAGAAGGAGGAGCATGTGGAAGCACCCTCCAATCCACCCTTTATAGATGAAAGTACCATGGAACTCCATGACCAAAATGATGGTCCATTTTATCCTCTCAATGCAGCAGACTCATTGGCTACTATGTCCCATAGCTCATTTTATCCAAGGTAA